Proteins co-encoded in one Opitutus terrae PB90-1 genomic window:
- a CDS encoding patatin-like phospholipase family protein, which translates to MSAPMQVQLAFQGGGAKLALLLAAAEATQEMEEAGEIKVTRIAGTSAGAIVGTLLACKCDLARVRAGLAGEEGRKLLAAYQPISRIATVRRFLGGRPFWSEDPLKAWLVSQCDAFSRTVGHPFTFDDLPRQGRPKLVIVATNLSAGRRHEPSGTADVIGSVLASAGLPFCFRTWRSGSQEVLVDGGLCKNLPVETLLRHQDEDGRVLAFTFNQPRPATLRGLKDFLMALLDAAINDSVQSAQNVLGEDAVYVLDQHTQAITTFSFKEAIGFLQDAEAYGQAKQRVRTWLAHLLARERKELLLRNDGVIMQDLWRRPVSDEAHRMIDAVGRMYELTYSAPPFRYHRMRVVVTANCLARPGEVGYDAPDVVDYSLELEPVDHPIAAHRLLLSNTQKQQYIADYQVSLQCPPGAKSHFEVFGATVRTAPHARALVAFFVPPLAPGRGTYQLTLTDKTVNAFVDLDRAGRDNIGVELQRACGPVGVVEIIFKAPRNFRAVTLGTSNVSSFEPMDLPQTDPAYRAWGWVAKELTGFKRIDLELHA; encoded by the coding sequence ATGTCCGCTCCCATGCAAGTCCAGCTCGCGTTCCAAGGCGGAGGCGCCAAGTTGGCGCTGCTGCTGGCCGCGGCCGAGGCCACGCAGGAAATGGAAGAGGCGGGGGAGATCAAGGTGACCCGGATCGCCGGCACATCGGCGGGAGCGATCGTGGGCACGTTGCTCGCCTGCAAATGCGACCTCGCTCGCGTGCGCGCAGGACTCGCCGGTGAGGAAGGTCGGAAACTTCTCGCCGCGTATCAGCCAATTTCCCGGATCGCGACCGTGCGCCGGTTTCTCGGCGGCCGGCCGTTTTGGTCGGAGGATCCGCTGAAAGCTTGGCTGGTGTCCCAGTGCGACGCGTTCTCCCGGACCGTGGGGCATCCGTTCACCTTCGATGACTTGCCGCGGCAGGGTCGGCCGAAACTGGTCATCGTTGCCACCAACCTTTCCGCCGGCCGCCGGCACGAACCGTCGGGCACGGCCGACGTGATCGGTTCAGTGCTAGCCTCCGCCGGGCTGCCATTCTGTTTCCGCACGTGGCGCAGTGGCAGCCAGGAGGTCCTGGTCGACGGCGGCCTGTGCAAAAACCTGCCCGTGGAAACGCTCTTGCGGCACCAGGACGAGGATGGCCGCGTGCTCGCGTTCACCTTCAATCAACCGCGCCCCGCGACGTTGCGCGGGCTGAAGGATTTCCTGATGGCGCTGCTGGACGCCGCCATCAACGACTCCGTGCAATCGGCTCAGAATGTTCTCGGGGAGGACGCGGTTTACGTGCTCGACCAGCACACCCAGGCGATCACGACGTTCAGCTTCAAGGAAGCGATCGGTTTTCTCCAGGATGCCGAGGCTTACGGCCAGGCGAAGCAGCGGGTGCGCACCTGGCTCGCGCACCTGCTAGCGCGCGAACGCAAAGAACTCCTCCTGCGCAACGACGGCGTGATCATGCAGGACCTGTGGCGGCGGCCAGTATCCGACGAAGCGCACCGGATGATCGACGCCGTCGGACGGATGTATGAACTCACCTACTCCGCGCCGCCGTTTCGCTATCACCGGATGCGAGTGGTGGTGACAGCCAACTGCCTGGCCCGTCCGGGCGAGGTCGGCTACGACGCGCCGGACGTGGTTGACTACTCCTTGGAGTTGGAGCCGGTGGACCATCCCATCGCCGCTCATCGGCTGCTCCTTTCAAACACGCAAAAGCAGCAGTATATCGCCGACTATCAGGTTTCGCTGCAGTGCCCCCCGGGGGCCAAATCACATTTCGAAGTCTTCGGCGCGACCGTGCGCACCGCCCCGCACGCCCGCGCTCTCGTCGCCTTTTTCGTGCCGCCGCTAGCGCCCGGCCGCGGCACCTACCAACTCACCCTCACGGACAAAACCGTCAACGCGTTCGTCGACCTCGACCGCGCGGGGCGGGATAACATCGGGGTGGAGCTCCAGAGGGCGTGCGGGCCCGTCGGGGTCGTGGAGATCATTTTCAAGGCGCCGCGCAATTTTCGCGCCGTCACCCTGGGAACCAGCAATGTTAGCTCGTTCGAACCGATGGATTTGCCTCAGACGGATCCGGCCTATCGAGCTTGGGGTTGGGTGGCGAAGGAACTCACCGGCTTTAAACGGATCGATTTGGAGCTGCACGCGTGA
- a CDS encoding glycosyltransferase family 4 protein, with product MPCTPPTQLLVFASTPPPLHGQSVMVQALLEGLPTIAPDLILHHVNPQLSRDAADIGRWRWGKLRSLLRACFEARRIRREHGPMTLYYVPAPGRRAALWRDWLVMLFCRRRFEKLVLHWHGVGLGSWLASEATALERWICRRLLGRADLSIVLAPELVADAQALAPKRVAIVPNGIEAAPIDDRRSPIGATDGADKAAFGDEAASDRDGARRSAIGNQNSTVEKPKSAVTRVLFLGLCSREKGLFDTLTAIALANQRVPGGFRLTVAGGCASAREEQAFRAGARALGRDVVRYVGFADAAQKRVLLDDADVFCFPTFYPHEGQPLTLIEAMAHDVPIVTTRWRAIPSMLPSANVWLVDPHQPEQIANALVTARNAPPPAGELRAHYLAHFTRERHLAALAAALAHR from the coding sequence GTGCCCTGCACACCGCCCACCCAGCTTCTGGTCTTCGCTTCCACGCCGCCGCCGCTCCACGGCCAGAGCGTGATGGTGCAGGCGCTGCTCGAGGGGCTACCGACGATCGCGCCCGATCTCATTTTGCATCACGTGAACCCGCAGCTCTCGCGGGACGCTGCAGACATTGGGCGTTGGCGGTGGGGCAAACTGCGCTCGCTGCTGCGCGCCTGCTTCGAGGCGCGGCGGATTCGGCGAGAGCACGGTCCGATGACGCTCTACTACGTGCCCGCCCCCGGCCGCCGCGCCGCACTCTGGCGCGATTGGCTGGTGATGCTGTTCTGTCGGCGACGATTCGAAAAACTCGTGCTGCACTGGCACGGCGTCGGGCTCGGCAGCTGGCTTGCGAGCGAGGCCACCGCGCTGGAACGCTGGATCTGCCGGCGGCTGTTGGGCCGCGCCGATCTGTCGATCGTCCTCGCGCCGGAGCTCGTCGCCGATGCCCAGGCGCTTGCGCCGAAGCGGGTGGCGATCGTCCCGAACGGCATCGAGGCAGCGCCGATTGATGATCGTCGATCGCCGATTGGAGCCACAGACGGAGCGGACAAGGCCGCATTCGGGGATGAAGCCGCTTCAGATCGTGATGGCGCTCGGCGGTCGGCAATCGGCAATCAAAATTCGACAGTCGAAAAGCCAAAATCAGCCGTCACTCGCGTGCTTTTTCTCGGACTGTGTTCCCGTGAGAAGGGCTTGTTCGACACGCTCACTGCAATCGCGCTGGCAAATCAACGCGTGCCCGGCGGGTTCCGGCTGACTGTCGCCGGCGGTTGCGCGAGTGCACGCGAGGAGCAGGCGTTTCGCGCCGGGGCACGGGCGCTCGGCCGCGACGTCGTTCGCTACGTCGGATTCGCGGACGCCGCTCAGAAACGCGTGCTGCTCGACGACGCGGACGTGTTCTGTTTTCCGACATTTTATCCGCACGAAGGCCAACCGCTCACGCTGATCGAAGCGATGGCGCACGATGTGCCGATCGTCACCACCCGCTGGCGTGCGATCCCGTCGATGCTGCCGTCGGCGAACGTGTGGCTCGTCGATCCCCATCAGCCGGAGCAGATCGCGAACGCGCTCGTCACTGCGCGGAATGCTCCGCCGCCCGCGGGCGAACTCCGCGCGCACTACCTCGCCCACTTCACACGCGAGCGGCATCTGGCCGCGCTGGCGGCGGCGTTGGCCCACCGATAA
- a CDS encoding glycosyltransferase family 2 protein produces MSISRPHLPATTPPSADSRVCAVVVTYHPGPEVPANVEAILRQVDRVIVVDNEASGASRERLAPLRDDPAVEWIENKENLGIASAFNQGVARALADGFDWVATFDQDSLVPETYIADLLAAYDRHPDRERVAVVAPLYRDRYLGFVYSPARGPVPESEDGEAPVPVPVTASSGNLVSVAALRALGGFREDFFMACVDFEFCLRCRRAGWLVLEICGVVLSHAMGKYQQRRWLGLKPRINDYDAARRYYQARNLLILYANYLSFDPWWVIRDASRYGRDFIKLMLFCENRREKLGAVLLGGWHAVTGRRGRWPRALKGRTLSRDDMAPAP; encoded by the coding sequence ATGTCCATCAGCAGACCGCACCTCCCAGCAACGACTCCGCCATCGGCGGACTCGCGGGTCTGCGCCGTCGTCGTCACCTATCATCCCGGACCGGAGGTCCCTGCGAACGTCGAAGCCATCCTGCGCCAGGTGGATCGCGTGATCGTGGTGGACAACGAGGCGAGCGGCGCGAGCCGCGAACGACTCGCGCCGCTGCGCGATGATCCGGCCGTAGAGTGGATCGAGAATAAGGAAAACCTCGGCATCGCCTCCGCCTTCAACCAAGGCGTCGCGCGAGCGCTGGCTGACGGGTTCGACTGGGTCGCGACCTTTGATCAGGACAGCCTGGTTCCCGAAACCTATATTGCCGATTTGCTGGCGGCCTACGATCGCCATCCCGACCGCGAGCGCGTGGCCGTCGTGGCGCCGCTCTATCGCGACCGCTATCTCGGCTTTGTCTACTCGCCCGCGAGAGGGCCCGTGCCGGAATCCGAGGATGGGGAGGCACCCGTACCAGTGCCAGTGACCGCTTCGTCGGGGAATCTGGTGTCGGTCGCCGCGCTGCGGGCGCTCGGCGGATTTCGCGAGGACTTTTTCATGGCGTGTGTGGATTTCGAATTCTGTCTGCGGTGCCGGCGAGCGGGTTGGCTGGTCCTTGAGATCTGCGGAGTCGTGCTTAGTCACGCGATGGGAAAGTATCAGCAGCGTCGCTGGCTAGGGCTGAAGCCTCGGATCAACGACTACGATGCCGCGCGTCGTTACTACCAAGCCCGCAATCTCCTGATTCTGTATGCGAATTATCTGAGCTTCGATCCGTGGTGGGTCATACGAGACGCGAGTCGTTATGGTCGCGATTTCATCAAGCTCATGCTGTTTTGCGAAAACCGTCGGGAAAAACTTGGCGCGGTGCTCCTTGGCGGCTGGCACGCGGTGACTGGCCGGCGCGGTCGCTGGCCGCGCGCCCTGAAAGGGAGGACTCTCTCGCGCGATGACATGGCGCCAGCCCCATAA
- a CDS encoding lipopolysaccharide biosynthesis protein, protein MTVTSKEIIHRLLPILSAQAIGLASGVAGVWLVSRLVTPADYGAYGVFIAQATIGASVVYAGLLQFVSRHWQAAPDRFTLLRETLAAMGSKIPWLLIACAAATLLTAPRQWVLYASLLFACALLVTVAQLAQTALQAAREHWRDLGISAGLSVTRSFLPPLCYVTTGAGLTALLTAFLLHAGAGAALGAAALRRWRRGASLPPAIPMLSSVYSGPRFVALAAAGWILAGLNRWIVAWFFGVEQAGYFNLATNLGAVLPWMVGVVLLQYVQPQWFAADASDPAAREHLLRAVDRIVLLYVAVALAAAATVHACVPLLTGTLISPRYADASGFVFMAGASATAGSTGVFYHALLMAAKRERACSAVDLGGAACLIVGGVVSAMAGLAWFKSWLLFSPVVPWLVNRTLARRALSGR, encoded by the coding sequence ATGACGGTCACCTCGAAGGAAATCATCCATCGTCTCCTCCCCATCCTCAGCGCTCAGGCGATCGGCCTCGCGAGCGGCGTCGCGGGAGTGTGGCTGGTCTCGCGCTTGGTCACCCCGGCGGATTATGGCGCCTACGGCGTGTTCATCGCGCAGGCCACGATTGGGGCGAGCGTGGTCTACGCAGGTCTGCTCCAGTTTGTCAGCCGGCACTGGCAGGCAGCTCCGGACCGATTCACGCTGCTGCGGGAAACCCTGGCCGCGATGGGAAGTAAAATACCTTGGCTGCTGATCGCCTGCGCGGCGGCCACGCTGCTCACGGCACCGCGTCAATGGGTACTTTATGCCAGCTTACTTTTCGCCTGCGCGTTGTTGGTGACGGTCGCGCAGCTCGCTCAAACGGCCCTGCAGGCCGCCCGCGAACACTGGCGCGACCTGGGCATCTCGGCCGGCCTTTCGGTCACGCGATCTTTCCTGCCGCCGCTGTGCTACGTGACGACGGGGGCTGGTCTGACGGCATTGCTGACGGCTTTCCTGTTGCACGCTGGCGCGGGTGCGGCCCTTGGTGCGGCGGCCTTGAGGCGCTGGCGTCGCGGGGCCTCGCTCCCACCAGCGATTCCGATGCTATCGTCGGTCTACTCGGGCCCGCGCTTCGTAGCGCTGGCAGCAGCCGGATGGATTCTCGCCGGGCTCAACCGCTGGATTGTCGCGTGGTTCTTCGGTGTGGAGCAGGCCGGATACTTCAACCTCGCGACCAATCTCGGCGCCGTCCTGCCGTGGATGGTCGGGGTGGTGTTGCTGCAGTATGTGCAACCGCAATGGTTCGCTGCCGACGCGAGCGATCCAGCGGCACGCGAACACCTGTTGCGCGCGGTCGACCGCATCGTGCTGCTCTACGTCGCCGTTGCTCTCGCGGCCGCGGCCACCGTTCACGCCTGCGTACCGCTGCTAACCGGAACACTGATCAGCCCGCGCTACGCCGACGCCTCCGGGTTCGTCTTCATGGCTGGCGCTTCGGCAACGGCCGGCTCGACGGGCGTCTTCTATCATGCGCTGCTCATGGCAGCGAAGCGCGAGCGGGCGTGCAGCGCCGTCGACCTCGGCGGCGCCGCCTGCCTCATTGTTGGCGGCGTGGTCAGCGCCATGGCCGGATTGGCTTGGTTCAAGAGCTGGCTTTTGTTTTCTCCGGTCGTGCCGTGGCTGGTCAACCGCACGCTCGCCCGACGCGCGCTATCCGGGCGTTAA
- a CDS encoding glycosyltransferase family 4 protein, which translates to MNTRSPISRRPLRVLHCVSHLALGGAERIALTIITALRAEIDFGLYAVRGLGDGTVGESLRDEVAQLGIPLYLGAPVPMRFGGMITGAVGLAAAARRFAPEVIHLHTEIPEASYAALAAVRPSLARVPLVRTIHNSVYWEFWRPLGRWSDRRMSRSLCAAVSADALKAVRRLRAESGAAPFSAEPLVIYSAVAPGPAKTVQAALASDELRIIFGGRFEPEKGADLLPQILREAIVPAGRRCRLWIFGSGTHAPQLRALAAASPAGWAVEVHPPVADFRARLVEADIAIVPSRFEGLGLVAIEAALAGVPLVVTDAPGLREAVPPEHPWRASPGDPGGFATALSDALAHPERWPAAVRAAQRFAAERFSMAAMRDSYRALYRQSLEQPRTS; encoded by the coding sequence GTGAACACCCGTTCGCCAATCTCGCGCCGGCCGCTACGCGTGCTCCACTGCGTCTCGCACTTGGCGCTCGGCGGCGCGGAGCGCATCGCTCTGACGATCATCACGGCGCTTCGCGCGGAGATCGATTTCGGACTCTACGCGGTGCGCGGACTCGGTGATGGAACCGTGGGTGAGTCGCTGCGCGACGAAGTCGCGCAGCTCGGCATCCCGCTGTATCTCGGGGCCCCGGTCCCAATGCGATTTGGTGGGATGATTACCGGGGCGGTCGGACTGGCGGCCGCCGCGCGGCGATTTGCGCCCGAGGTGATCCATCTTCACACCGAAATCCCCGAGGCGAGCTACGCTGCGCTGGCGGCGGTGCGTCCGTCACTCGCCCGCGTTCCGCTGGTGCGGACGATTCATAACTCGGTTTATTGGGAATTCTGGCGGCCGCTGGGACGCTGGAGCGACCGTCGGATGAGTCGGAGCCTCTGTGCCGCCGTATCGGCCGATGCGTTGAAAGCGGTTCGCCGGCTGCGTGCGGAATCAGGTGCGGCGCCGTTTTCCGCCGAGCCGCTCGTGATCTACAGCGCGGTGGCTCCTGGGCCGGCCAAAACCGTCCAAGCCGCGCTGGCTTCCGATGAGTTGCGGATCATCTTCGGCGGGAGATTTGAGCCCGAGAAAGGCGCGGATCTGCTGCCGCAGATCTTGCGGGAGGCGATCGTGCCGGCCGGCCGCCGCTGTCGGCTGTGGATCTTCGGCAGCGGCACCCATGCGCCGCAACTTCGCGCGTTGGCGGCAGCCTCCCCGGCCGGCTGGGCGGTAGAGGTGCATCCGCCCGTCGCCGATTTCCGCGCCCGGCTGGTAGAGGCAGATATCGCGATTGTGCCCTCACGTTTCGAAGGACTGGGGTTAGTCGCGATCGAGGCGGCGCTGGCTGGAGTGCCCCTCGTGGTCACGGACGCACCGGGGTTGCGCGAAGCGGTCCCGCCGGAGCATCCCTGGCGGGCGAGCCCCGGCGACCCCGGCGGTTTCGCCACGGCACTCAGCGACGCGCTCGCGCACCCTGAGCGCTGGCCCGCAGCGGTGCGCGCGGCGCAACGGTTCGCTGCGGAACGGTTCAGCATGGCCGCGATGCGCGATAGCTATCGGGCGTTGTATCGGCAATCGCTGGAACAGCCCCGAACATCGTAG